The window TCCTCGCTGCTGACGAGCGCCGGCGTGTTCGGGCTGCAGACCCGCACGCTCGCCCGCGTCCAGCAACTGCTGAAGGCCGGCGGCGGCTCGCAGCGGGATGTCGACCAGGCGATCTCCGATCAGCAGAGCGCCGAGGGCGCCTACAAGGCGGCCCGCAATGCGGTGCGCATTTTCGGCAAGACCGACGCCGAGATCGACCGCATTGTCGCCGATCGCAAGGTGGATTCCATTCTGGTGGTTCCGAGCCCGATCAACGGCCGGGTCATCGCGCGCAACGCCGCGCCGGGGCTTCTGGTGCAGCCGGGCAACGCGCCGGCGCCGTTCACGCTCGCCGACCTCTCCACCATGTGGATGGTCGCCAATGTGGTCGAGACCGACGCGCCGGCGTATCGGCTGGGCCAGTCGGTGGAGGTAAGGGTCCCGGCCTATCCCGACATGATCTTCCGGGGCCGTGTTACCACGCTCGGTGCGAGTATCGATTCGAACAGCCACCGCCAGCTGGTGCGATCGGTGATCGACGATCCGCAGCATCTGCTCCGCTCGGGCATGATGGCGAGTTTTGCGATCGAGACCGCGCCTCCGGCCACGTCGCCCGCTGTGCCGATGGAGGCGATCGTGCGCGAGGGCGACGGCAGCATGACGGTGTGGGTGACCTCCGATCGTCGCCGTTTCACCCGCCGCGTGATCAAACCCGGCGTCGCGCAGGCGGGCTATCGCCAGATTCTCGATGGCCTCGCCCCTGATGAGCTGATCGCGACCACCGGCGCGATCTTCCTCAGCAACAAGTTCGCCACGGCGGTTGCGGACCAGGGGGACTGACAGGCGGCGTCGTTTCCGATTCGCGCGCCGCGCCATCCGG is drawn from Bradyrhizobium prioriisuperbiae and contains these coding sequences:
- a CDS encoding efflux RND transporter periplasmic adaptor subunit, with product MKQRIRHKHVAMLAACAVLVVAGGLMIHDGVAESIKPFANRALPQKTSLTADADRGAAVQTADATGPSVELNGKQAGAFGVAPAELREFRTVKNSVGSIGFNENMLVQSFTPSAGKIVDTFFNVGDEVKKGEALFTIDSPDLLQAESSLLTSAGVFGLQTRTLARVQQLLKAGGGSQRDVDQAISDQQSAEGAYKAARNAVRIFGKTDAEIDRIVADRKVDSILVVPSPINGRVIARNAAPGLLVQPGNAPAPFTLADLSTMWMVANVVETDAPAYRLGQSVEVRVPAYPDMIFRGRVTTLGASIDSNSHRQLVRSVIDDPQHLLRSGMMASFAIETAPPATSPAVPMEAIVREGDGSMTVWVTSDRRRFTRRVIKPGVAQAGYRQILDGLAPDELIATTGAIFLSNKFATAVADQGD